A genome region from Gallus gallus isolate bGalGal1 chromosome 9, bGalGal1.mat.broiler.GRCg7b, whole genome shotgun sequence includes the following:
- the TM4SF4 gene encoding transmembrane 4 L6 family member 4 — protein MCTGSCAKCLGTTLIPLAVLCTVANILLFFPGGKVAEQNDHITDEVWYFGGILGSGVLMIFPALVFLGLKNNDCCGCCGNESCGKRFAMFSSIIFAAVGVVGAGYCFVVSAVAINRGPKCHNGILWLYPFKDGDYLSDQKMWDMCLSPANIVPWHLTLFALLLVMSGIQAVLCGIQVVNGLFGTICGDCRCCGCCGGDGPV, from the exons atgtgCACTGGAAGCTGTGCTAAGTGCCTGGGAACCACACTTATCcctttggctgtgctgtgtacAGTCGCtaacattttgctgtttttccctgGAGGAAAAGTGGCTGAACAGAATGACCACATTACAGACGAGGTTTGGTACTTCGGAGGGATATTGGGATCTGGCGTGCTG ATGATCTTTCCTGCCTTGGTGTTTTTGGGCCTTAAGAACAATGATTGCTGTGGATGCTGTGGTAATGAGAGCTGTGGAAAGAGGTTTGCG ATGTTCTCCTCTATAATATTTGCTGCAGTTGGAGTTGTGGGAGCTGGGTACTGCTTTGTTGTGTCAGCAGTAGCCATAAACAGAGGCCCGAAATGTCACAATGGAATACTGTGGCTTTATCCCTTCAAGGATGG GGATTACCTAAGTGACCAAAAAATGTGGGACATGTGTCTGTCACCTGCAAACATTGTCCCCTGGCACCTGACCCTCTTTGCTTTGCTATTGGTGATGAGTGGGATCCAGGCAGTGCTCTGTGGCATTCAGGTTGTGAACGGACTCTTTGGAACGATCTGTGGGGACTGCAGATGCTGCGGATGCTGTGGG GGAGATGGGCCTGTCTAA